The following coding sequences are from one Triticum dicoccoides isolate Atlit2015 ecotype Zavitan chromosome 4A, WEW_v2.0, whole genome shotgun sequence window:
- the LOC119287069 gene encoding probable ubiquitin-conjugating enzyme E2 18 — translation MEAPQVIFMHPAPMHPHIYSNGHICLDILYDSWSPAMTVSSVCISILSMLSSSPAKERPSDNDRYVRNCRNGRSPKETRWWFHDDKV, via the exons ATGGAGGCTCCACAG GTTATATTTATGCATCCGGCGCCGATGCATCCGCACATTTACAGCAATGGGCACATCTGTCTAG ATATATTGTACGACTCGTGGTCACCAGCAATGACGGTCAGTTCCGTGTGCATCAGCATCTTGTCCATGTTGTCAAGTTCACCAGCGAAG GAACGCCCATCCGATAACGATCGCTATGTCAGGAACTGCCGCAACGGGAGGTCTCCGAAGGAGACGAGGTGGTGGTTTCATGATGACAAAGTGTGA